A genomic region of Catalinimonas niigatensis contains the following coding sequences:
- the yidC gene encoding membrane protein insertase YidC — MDRNQAIGLLLSGLLLVIYFQFFAPEPAAPTADNQTKVQEEQAVTQQPSQIPSEEIPAGNDSLQLERNRQQYGAFAPATVGEASEVRIESEDLILTLNTKGGTFERVELKNYMDGSGNQLVLLDEESSNFSLLANTPAGGIDLFDLYYTTDASDVSVTEGDTSRVVLTARLDGGSQIRQVYTIPANGYKIGYHLELQNASGALSNSNLQFLWDNRLKPLEQDVKESRNRSALNYYTASGDFEQLSSLMGDGAEAETVEEPLKWISMKQRFFSSAVIADQSFAQAKLEVESPEEEDTAFEKHMSMGVNMQMEDLSNGSLGYSYYFGPNDQQVMTKVAPDFEENIDFGWPVVKWISKYPISYMFHWLEQFISNYGVIIIILVLVIKTLLFPLSYKSYLSMAKIKVLKPELDEIKEKHGDDMAKAQQEQMQLYQKVGVNPLSGCVPVLLQMPILLAMFNYFPNAIELRQEPFLWAEDLSTYDSIFSWDAYIPLISDFYGNHVSLFVLLMTASTILYTWSNNQASTVQGPMKNMQYFLPVIFMFVLNSFPAALSFYYFVSNIVTFGQQAIIRKFVDDDKIRTILEENKKRNKNKKKSKFQQRLEEAMKSSEESRKPGSKSVGSKNTRKGK; from the coding sequence ATGGATAGAAATCAGGCAATAGGGTTGCTGCTTTCTGGTTTGTTACTCGTTATTTACTTTCAGTTCTTCGCTCCAGAGCCTGCTGCTCCAACAGCAGATAATCAGACGAAAGTACAAGAAGAACAGGCAGTTACTCAACAACCGTCACAAATACCCTCTGAAGAAATTCCTGCCGGAAACGATTCCCTTCAATTGGAACGTAATCGTCAGCAGTATGGAGCATTTGCACCCGCCACTGTAGGTGAAGCTTCTGAAGTCAGGATAGAAAGTGAGGACTTAATCCTTACACTAAATACCAAAGGAGGGACTTTTGAAAGGGTAGAACTCAAAAATTATATGGACGGGAGTGGTAACCAACTGGTGCTGTTGGATGAAGAAAGTAGTAATTTCAGCCTTTTGGCAAACACACCCGCCGGAGGGATAGATCTTTTTGATCTTTATTATACTACGGATGCATCTGATGTCAGCGTCACGGAGGGAGACACCAGTCGTGTGGTACTGACGGCGCGTCTGGATGGAGGTAGCCAGATCAGACAGGTATATACTATTCCTGCTAATGGGTACAAAATAGGGTATCATCTGGAGCTTCAGAATGCCAGCGGAGCACTAAGCAACAGTAATCTACAATTCTTGTGGGATAACCGGCTCAAGCCCCTGGAACAGGATGTAAAAGAAAGCCGTAACCGAAGTGCGCTCAATTATTACACCGCTTCCGGCGATTTTGAGCAGCTTTCTTCACTCATGGGAGATGGCGCTGAAGCTGAAACGGTAGAAGAGCCGTTGAAGTGGATTTCTATGAAGCAGCGGTTTTTCAGCTCCGCTGTGATTGCTGACCAGTCTTTTGCCCAGGCTAAACTGGAAGTAGAGAGTCCGGAGGAAGAGGATACAGCTTTTGAGAAACATATGAGCATGGGGGTCAACATGCAGATGGAGGACCTAAGCAATGGCAGCCTGGGCTACAGCTATTACTTTGGCCCCAACGACCAGCAGGTGATGACTAAAGTTGCTCCCGATTTTGAGGAAAATATTGATTTTGGCTGGCCAGTTGTAAAATGGATCAGTAAATACCCGATTTCCTACATGTTCCATTGGCTGGAACAGTTTATCAGCAATTACGGAGTAATTATTATTATTCTGGTTCTGGTCATCAAAACGCTTCTGTTTCCGCTCTCTTATAAGTCATACCTGTCTATGGCTAAGATCAAAGTGCTTAAACCTGAGCTGGATGAGATCAAAGAAAAACATGGCGATGACATGGCCAAAGCCCAGCAGGAGCAGATGCAGCTTTACCAAAAAGTGGGTGTCAATCCGCTGAGTGGTTGTGTGCCGGTATTGTTACAAATGCCGATTCTGCTGGCGATGTTCAATTATTTTCCCAATGCCATTGAGCTGCGACAGGAACCATTCCTCTGGGCTGAAGACTTGTCAACGTATGATTCTATTTTCTCGTGGGATGCCTACATACCGCTCATTAGCGATTTTTATGGTAACCATGTGAGTTTGTTTGTACTGCTCATGACGGCTTCTACCATTCTTTATACCTGGTCTAATAATCAGGCAAGTACGGTGCAGGGGCCAATGAAAAACATGCAGTACTTTTTGCCAGTCATATTTATGTTTGTACTTAACTCTTTCCCGGCAGCACTGAGCTTCTACTATTTTGTATCAAACATTGTTACTTTTGGTCAGCAGGCTATCATCCGTAAGTTTGTAGATGATGACAAAATCAGAACCATACTGGAGGAGAATAAGAAGCGGAACAAGAATAAGAAGAAGTCTAAGTTTCAGCAGCGCCTGGAAGAAGCTATGAAATCCAGTGAAGAAAGCCGTAAACCAGGAAGTAAGAGTGTGGGTAGCAAAAACACACGCAAGGGTAAATAA
- a CDS encoding CTP synthase, with protein MGSVKYIFVTGGVTSSLGKGIISASLGKLLQARGFRVTIQKFDPYINIDPGTMNPYEHGECYVTDDGAETDLDLGHYERFLNVRTSQANNVTTGRIYNNVITKERQGVYLGKTVQVIPHITDEIKANFFRLGEKGEFDIVITEIGGCVGDIESLPFIEAVRQARWELGNSNFVVIHLTLVPYLEAAKELKTKPTQHSVQRLSEAGVQPDILVCRAERSLPMDIRKKIAQFCNVNINSVIEAVDADTIYDVPLLMRKEKLDERVLSKLKLSHKREPDIEQWKEFLGRHKNPLSEVNIGIIGKYVELPDAYKSIAEAFVHAGAENECKVKVRWISSETISEENKAEVLQDLDGILVAPGFGERGIPGKLVTARFARENKIPYFGICLGMQCAVIEFARNVLGLKDANSTEMDSKTKHPVIALMEDQKNIVNKGGTMRLGAYDCELKRGSLAYHAYGKKSIQERHRHRYEYNNKYLEQFEKAGMIASGINPDSNLVEIIELKDHPWFLGTQYHPELKSTVLNPHPLFVRFIKAAKENKSNL; from the coding sequence ATGGGTTCAGTAAAGTATATTTTTGTAACCGGTGGCGTTACATCTTCATTAGGCAAAGGAATCATATCTGCATCGCTGGGAAAATTACTCCAGGCCAGAGGTTTTAGGGTTACTATCCAAAAATTTGATCCTTATATCAACATAGATCCGGGAACCATGAACCCCTACGAACATGGAGAGTGCTATGTCACCGACGATGGAGCAGAAACTGATCTTGATTTAGGTCATTATGAACGTTTTCTTAATGTTCGTACCTCTCAGGCCAATAATGTCACCACCGGCCGCATCTATAATAACGTAATTACCAAAGAAAGACAAGGCGTATACCTGGGAAAAACAGTACAGGTGATTCCACATATCACCGATGAAATCAAAGCCAACTTCTTTCGTCTGGGAGAAAAAGGTGAGTTTGATATCGTGATCACTGAAATCGGAGGATGTGTGGGTGATATTGAATCTTTACCCTTCATTGAAGCCGTGCGTCAGGCGAGATGGGAGTTAGGTAATAGTAATTTTGTGGTCATTCACCTTACCCTGGTCCCTTATCTTGAAGCTGCCAAAGAACTGAAAACCAAACCTACCCAGCATTCTGTCCAGCGCTTGTCCGAAGCAGGAGTACAGCCTGATATTTTGGTTTGCCGGGCAGAGCGCAGCCTTCCCATGGACATCCGAAAAAAAATTGCACAGTTCTGCAACGTAAACATCAATTCAGTGATTGAAGCAGTAGATGCGGATACGATCTATGATGTACCGCTTTTGATGCGCAAAGAAAAACTGGATGAAAGGGTACTGAGTAAGCTTAAGCTTTCCCACAAAAGAGAGCCTGATATTGAGCAGTGGAAAGAATTTTTGGGTAGGCATAAGAATCCTCTCAGTGAAGTAAATATTGGTATCATTGGTAAATATGTGGAACTGCCTGATGCTTATAAATCTATCGCTGAAGCTTTTGTTCATGCTGGTGCAGAGAATGAATGCAAAGTAAAAGTACGATGGATATCTTCTGAAACGATTAGCGAAGAGAATAAGGCTGAAGTATTACAGGATCTGGACGGCATACTGGTGGCTCCGGGTTTTGGCGAAAGGGGAATTCCCGGTAAACTTGTGACCGCCCGCTTCGCCCGGGAAAATAAGATTCCCTACTTCGGGATATGTCTGGGCATGCAGTGTGCCGTGATAGAGTTTGCCCGAAATGTGCTGGGACTCAAAGATGCAAATTCTACCGAAATGGATAGCAAAACCAAACATCCGGTGATTGCTCTTATGGAGGATCAGAAGAATATCGTGAACAAAGGGGGAACGATGCGCCTGGGTGCTTATGACTGCGAACTGAAAAGAGGAAGCCTTGCCTATCATGCCTATGGAAAAAAGTCCATACAGGAAAGGCATCGCCATCGCTACGAGTATAACAACAAATATCTGGAACAATTTGAGAAGGCAGGGATGATTGCTAGTGGAATCAATCCAGATTCAAATCTTGTGGAGATTATAGAGCTGAAAGACCACCCCTGGTTTTTGGGAACACAATACCATCCAGAACTTAAAAGTACGGTTCTTAATCCGCATCCACTTTTTGTCAGGTTTATCAAAGCCGCTAAAGAGAACAAAAGTAATTTGTAA